From the genome of Salvia splendens isolate huo1 chromosome 7, SspV2, whole genome shotgun sequence:
TACTAATTCACCCCCATGATGCACGAAATGCACCAAATAATGAACCTACGGGATCATATCTAGGCTTATAATCCGGAGCGTCCATCAATCTAATCCAACGCTCTATAttgagaaggaacttaaatctaaggggagaaaaggagattaacactaccctatatatatatatacatatatatatatatatatatatatatatatatatatatatatatatatatatatgcgttcggttccaaaattagaaacCAGGTCCGTCTCTTGATGCAAGAAAGACGAGAAGAACCTTCAAATATTTTTGTAATTCCACGCCATACCATTCAACCTCCAAGAGTTGTGGCAAATGAAAACAACAATACGAGTCGATTACATACTCCGAATTGGATGGAACTCGTTGATTTTTCTGCTGCTCGTGTTCGAAAATGATGGTTGCCGATGGTGGAATCGTTGAACTCGACGATAGGTCGACAATGGGGTGTAGCTGGCGGAGTTTAATGGCAACTAGATGATGGCAAGAGtacaatatctcgtcttgcgcTGGTTGGAAATATTATAGCCCATGGCAAACTCTTACTAttacaaaataacaaaaaaactaGAAGTAAATATAATAGAGTAAATACAAAGAAATTAACAAGATGCAAACTGTTGTCCTCTTCAAGTCGAGGTATATCTCTCTCCGCAAGAAGAGATATGCCCCGTCCAGTGCTCAAGGATTGGCGCAACATCCCCAAAGATGGAACAACTTTCCTCCTACCGAGTTGAAACACCCCAAACTCGTAGGCACCGACGAATTTGAATTGGAGTTGAGAACcaagcaatgcaatgctcctatatgcgaactagaatgctttGAGAGcaggagagaagagagaatgatttgttAGTGTATTCTCCTCTCCCAAACTCCACATATTTATAGGATAGAAGAGGCCACATAAGAGGTCTCGGCattaaggcacctcataaacatTTTGGAGGTTACCTTAGGAGTGAAAAGCCAAAAGTCTTGGCCAAGTGAAATGCTTGAGACCTCTCATATTTCTCACGTTTTTCCATCTCGATCTCACACTCCGCTAATTGGATGGAGCTTGGCAGATGCAGTGCGTGCGGTGGCGTCTACGGTAGATTTGGGTTTGCACTGACAGAGGTGGAAACGGACATGAGAGGGGCATAATTGTAACTACACATCCAATTCTAGGAGTCATAATCTTCTCCTGCTAGCCTTTTGTGAATTGAATTTGGCAAGAAATGGAGCCATTTCTGTCCAATACTCAAATGCTTATGACAACTTTATAACAATTTATTGGCTGACATGGAATCATATGCTCTACTCTCTATACACCACTCTGAACTCATCCAAAATGAATGTTAAACACATCTAGGAACACAATCGAATTGTTTCTCTAATGACAAGAAATTGAATCCAAGAAACACTTgaagggaaaaaaattaaatagatagAGAATGGGAAGATGAAAGTTAAAACTGCTTTTACTATGTGAACCAGAAATGATTCTATTTCAACAAAATTTTGACCTTGGCATCATAAagccaaaacaaacaacaataCAATAGAGATCAATCCTATCAAAAACATGACAAGCATTCTCCCAACTCCAACAAAATCTTGATAGATCAAACACAACTCATCTCACTAACTTCACCTTCTAGCAGCAATCATCAGCATCGGTGAAATTATCCCCTGTATTTCTAGCAAAGACTGCTGTATTCTGATCTCCTCCTCAACATCTCTCTTCAGATTCCTAATACAATTTCTTAGTTGATCTGAAGACCTAATATCCTCCGCCCTCGACTCTACAACCTTATTCGCCAATCTCGTCAGCAGCCCTGCATATCTCGGCATGGTGGAATACTTCTGCAGAAACGCCAACAGCAACCCGAGCTCCTCCATGTCCAAATTGGATACACATTTCATCAACTTCCTACGCGCCACCAACTCCTCCATCACAGCCACCACAATCTCCGGATTTCTCTTATTCAAAGCAGCTACCAGCGCCTCCCTGTGCCTAAACTTCTTCAACAGCTTATCAAACTCGGCCATCTTCACCTTCTTCGGCCTCTTGATCAAGTAATCCCCTTCCGAGGGCTTCAAGTTCTGCCCTCGTTGGAAGTACCTAAAATACGAAGGCCTTAGAACCTTCCTGCCCGGCTCATCATCCACAATTTTCCACTGCAAATTAGTAACTCCCACTTCCTCACTCTCCACCTTCGCCTTCCTTCTACCGATATACAAGTTCCCTTTGGATGTCCCTATAACGCGAGTGGAGCAATCGGGCGAAAATCCAACTGAGAGAAGTGGCTCCAGGAACCTCATGGAGTGAGTGATCTTCAATTTGGCATAGTTAAACACCTTCATATATCCATCCAATGCAACACTCAATATCCTATtcccctcttcttcctctccgcTCCCTCGCGTGACCTTCCCCATACAAAGGGCGGTAACAGTCTTGATATGGCTCTCCATCGAATACAGCAGCTTCCCACCACCAATAACATCCCATATCTTAACGAAATTCCCACCGGCCGTGGCGATTAGGCCTCCGGAGGGGAGGTAAATCACACTCTCCACAGGCTTCTCGTGATTCAATTCCAACACAGAGCCCGAATTCGAGACTCGCACAtcccaaaccctaaccctatgaTCGTACGATCCGGAAACGAACATTTCATCACTAATCGGGGAAGTATCGCCGCAGCGCACATAATCCTTGTGCCCTAACAGATTAAACACGCATTTCTCAGTTGTGACATCCCAATACTTAACAACGGAATCGTCTCCGCCGGAAAAGAGGTGGAGCTTATCTGCGGCGCGAGGGTAATTTACTGACCGGACGGCGGCGGCGTGGCCCTTGAGACGGCGAAGGTGGCTGCGGGACTTTGCGTCGAACACGTGGACGGTGCCGGTCAAGTCTCCGGCGGCGAGGAGTTTTCCGTCGCAGCGGAAGGagacggcggcggcggtgtCGGAGAAGGAGGAGATTGGGGGTTTAGGCTCGAGAGTTTTGGCGGAGAAGATGGAGACGCTGGCGGAATGTGTGGCGACGAAATCGTGAGGGGCTGTCGGTGAAAAGGCGATGGAATTTATTGGGAAAGTGAAGGATTTGGATGGTGTGGTTTCGATATCTTTAGGGATTTTGAAGGATCGCCAGTACTTGGCCTCCGGGGTGGGAGTGAGTTTGCTGGAGGTGGGGCGGAGCTTCGGCTTAACAGGGAAGGATTCCGCCATTGTTGAACGGCGGGCTATTAGGGTTTTAGGGAATTGGAGAAGGATTGCTGCTCAAAGAGGAAATAGGGTTTATGACCTCATATATATACCCTGGTCACTGTTTGATAAAGTACTTCTACTCACAATTTGCCATCCAGTGGGGGCGCCccatgcaccgccacgtcatcattttatcctcttgcccttccacctgcagtggctTGCCCTGAGGGGCACCCTAAGCatttttactattgttttgttatttaacttaaatattttcaaatatatgaatgcaaacttattaaaaaacacaacgattaactaaaagaacgtcaaaaatttcattgatttaaaaacaaagttacatgagttagaaataaaaaaaatgactatccTACAGAAGCACCAACTTCCGACTCAACTCATCGCTCAACCTCTGGGCGGCGTCAGCGGCggcagggcgagttggagacggctccatgtcggagAGACCGCACGAATCAGTACTGAAGTCCGGATCGTACTacgtgttggcgtcgaacgaccgatattcgacaggttgtgtacccgaccaccgtgcgccatctccaaacatcgggctaTTAGGACTTGAGCatccaccggaatccattttatagcgtaatttgagagtttaaaagttaatcgaaaagttacaaatgaaaagtgaagtcggggtatatatataacaaacttttcgaattaaaaaaaaaaaaactaaaacgcgttaCATCggccgcgtcgcccacagtgggcggacgatgacgcggacgatgccctatcatcCGCGCTTCGTCCACGGACTAAGCGTCGGGCGCGGAagacgcatcgtccgtcgtccgcggtgccacagtggcggacgatagcgcgctcaatgcatcgggcgcgctatcatccgccccattgtggatggcctcacAACTAAATTGAGTTACTCCTACTCCATTTTTTGGGCACATAGATTTAAAAGTtatgttaaattaattaaaaattaaattataaataagagAATGTACCTCAATTTTTTAGgcacataaatttaaaagttaTGTTAAATtgcttaaattaaattatattaaaaataagagAATGTAAATAGGGGTGAGCTTTCGGGTTTCAGTTCGATTTTTTGCCAAACCGAaccaaacccgaaaaaccgaatttagttcaaaaacCAAACCGAACTGAACccgaaaaatcaaaaaatcgaaaaaccgaaaaacatatggagtatatactaatagaatataaatatatataatataaaattaatatataatacatagtattatataaaatgggaagtgatcaattgctaattcatcacttaattgctaactacaactaatttaaaaccataggattttagaaatcttgtggtctaaaatttgccacgtgtaattttcatttttattaattgaatcgaaaaagataaaaaaaactaccaaattagggttttggatgaaaatgtctatatagtatttcgaaaatatcaacacgatgctttgagaatgttaacacattgcttatatcatattaacatattttatataatatgttgacatttgttgttgtacgaaaaaattaaaaatttttaaattttttttcaaattttgaaatcggaacatatgcaagtgagatctcgttaggatccttatgaaattatctttaattggatatatgttgtgcgagaaaataatttaaatcgagaaagttatatgagttttaaagttatgagatattttttaaaagttatttacaactaatttgtGGTAAATttaccttaatacccttattgacgtttttgttgatcgtattggcATTCTGGGACTGATGATCTAgacccttgatttgaatatctaatggctattatttaattgtagttagcaattaagtattgagttagaaATATAACACTTCCAtatgatataatatattaaattaatagaataaatatatataatattatatttaaaatataattcagttttttcgggttttttttgccctaaccgaaccgaactgaaaaatagaaattttttatttttaaaatcgaaccgaaccgaaaaaccaaaaaaaaccgaaccgaattttaaaatttcggtttggtttggtttggatattcggttttcagtttttttgCTCCCCATAAATGTAAAGTAGGAAAGGAAATATGGTAGGAGTGatttgttgttttattttttgctaaaaaggaaatacgttcca
Proteins encoded in this window:
- the LOC121742201 gene encoding protein SLOW WALKER 1-like, with translation MAESFPVKPKLRPTSSKLTPTPEAKYWRSFKIPKDIETTPSKSFTFPINSIAFSPTAPHDFVATHSASVSIFSAKTLEPKPPISSFSDTAAAVSFRCDGKLLAAGDLTGTVHVFDAKSRSHLRRLKGHAAAVRSVNYPRAADKLHLFSGGDDSVVKYWDVTTEKCVFNLLGHKDYVRCGDTSPISDEMFVSGSYDHRVRVWDVRVSNSGSVLELNHEKPVESVIYLPSGGLIATAGGNFVKIWDVIGGGKLLYSMESHIKTVTALCMGKVTRGSGEEEEGNRILSVALDGYMKVFNYAKLKITHSMRFLEPLLSVGFSPDCSTRVIGTSKGNLYIGRRKAKVESEEVGVTNLQWKIVDDEPGRKVLRPSYFRYFQRGQNLKPSEGDYLIKRPKKVKMAEFDKLLKKFRHREALVAALNKRNPEIVVAVMEELVARRKLMKCVSNLDMEELGLLLAFLQKYSTMPRYAGLLTRLANKVVESRAEDIRSSDQLRNCIRNLKRDVEEEIRIQQSLLEIQGIISPMLMIAARR